The segment GACCGGCGCCTTCGTCATGACCGCCCGCCAGGTCGGGGCCGACACGGCCCTCTCGCAGATCATCCGGCTGGTGCAGGAGGCCCAGGGCGGCAAGGCCCCCATCCAGCGCCTGGTGGACAAGGTGTCGGCCGTCTTCGTGCCCATCGTGGTGGGAATCGCCCTCTTCACCTTCCTCGGCTGGTTCTTCTGGGGGGCGCCCGGCGACTGGGCGGCCGCCCTCACCGCCTCGGTCGCGGTGCTCGTCATCGCCTGCCCCTGCGCCATGGGCCTCGCCACCCCCATGGCCATCATGGTGGGGACCGGCAAGGGTGCCGAGCACGGCCTGCTGATCAAGGGCGGCGAGGTCCTGGAGCGCGCCCGGGACCTCACGACCGTCGTCTTCGACAAGACCGGGACCCTCACGGTGGGCAAGCCGGCGCTCACCGACGTGCTCCTTGCTCCCGGCCAGGAAGCGCCGGCGCTGGTGCGCCTCGCCGCGAGCGCCGAGCGCGGCTCGGAGCACCCGCTGGGCGAGGCGATCGTCCGCGGCGCCCAGGACAGGGGGATCCTTCTCGCCGAGGTGAGCGGCTTCGAGGCGATCGCGGGCGGCGGCATCCAGGCCGTGATCGAGGGGAAGAGCGTCCTGATCGGGACCAAGCGCCTGCTCGAAGCGCGCGGCATCGACGTCGGGAGCCTCGCGAGCGAGGCCGAGCGCCTCGAGGGCGAGGCCAAGACCGCCGTGTACGTCGCGATCGAAGGCAAGCTCGCGGGGGTCCTCGCGGTGGCCGACGCCCTCAAGCCCCATGCCCGCGAGGCCGTCGAGGGGTTGAAGCGGCAGGGGCTTTCGGTCGTCATGATCACGGGCGACAACCGGCGCACGGCCGAGGCGATCGCTCGCGGCGCCGGCATCGAGCGGGTGCTCGCCGAGGTGCTGCCCCAGGACAAGGCCAAGGAGGTCAAGCGGCTCCAGGGCGAGGGCCAGACGGTCGGCATGGTCGGCGACGGCATCAACGACGCGCCGGCGCTCGCCCAGGCGGACGTGGGCATCGCCCTCGGCACCGGCACCGACGTGGCCATGGAGGCCTCGGACCTGACGCTGGTCTCGGGGGACGTGCGCGGGGTGGCCTCGGCCATCGGGCTCAGCCGCGCGACCCTCGCCAACATCCGGCAGAACCTCTTCTGGGCCTTCTTCTACAACGTGATCGGGATCCCGGTGGCGGCCCTCGGCTTCCTGAACCCCATGCTCGCCGCCGGCGCCATGGGCTTCAGCTCGCTCTTCGTGGTCGGCAACGCCCTGCGGCTGCGGCGCTTCGGGAGATAAGGGCTACCTCGCCCTCTCCGGGGGGAAGGCCCACTTGCTCACCTCGACGGCCACCGCCGTGGCGGCGGCGGCCACCAGGACCCCCACCCAGTCGTCCGGCGCCAGCGGGGTCATCTGGAGCAGCC is part of the Pantanalinema sp. genome and harbors:
- a CDS encoding heavy metal translocating P-type ATPase, with amino-acid sequence MRNVETTPTLPQPGAHLSLQVEGMTCASCVARVERALNKLHGVQEASVNFATEEARVVFDPQQVAPEALVKAIEDAGYHATLPQAAEIEQADFGIRGMTCASCAGRVERALRKVPGVQEATVNLADEHASVTFAPGSVSPAQLEAAVKDAGYEALHIPSAAPAEALTHHEEAKAADLLRLRNRLLVAGALTLPVFLVSMVPALQFPGFQYLLLALTAPVQFWAGGPFMRSAYQAVKHGSANMDVLVSLGTLAAFGFSLYQTFFVAGHGHYYYETAAVIITLILLGKYLEARAKGTASAAIKRLMGMTPKTARLVKDGVESDIPVERIQVGDQLLVRPGERVPTDGVIARGHSSLDESMLTGESLPVQKGEGDAVIGATLNKTGAFVMTARQVGADTALSQIIRLVQEAQGGKAPIQRLVDKVSAVFVPIVVGIALFTFLGWFFWGAPGDWAAALTASVAVLVIACPCAMGLATPMAIMVGTGKGAEHGLLIKGGEVLERARDLTTVVFDKTGTLTVGKPALTDVLLAPGQEAPALVRLAASAERGSEHPLGEAIVRGAQDRGILLAEVSGFEAIAGGGIQAVIEGKSVLIGTKRLLEARGIDVGSLASEAERLEGEAKTAVYVAIEGKLAGVLAVADALKPHAREAVEGLKRQGLSVVMITGDNRRTAEAIARGAGIERVLAEVLPQDKAKEVKRLQGEGQTVGMVGDGINDAPALAQADVGIALGTGTDVAMEASDLTLVSGDVRGVASAIGLSRATLANIRQNLFWAFFYNVIGIPVAALGFLNPMLAAGAMGFSSLFVVGNALRLRRFGR